The proteins below are encoded in one region of Tachypleus tridentatus isolate NWPU-2018 chromosome 4, ASM421037v1, whole genome shotgun sequence:
- the LOC143249108 gene encoding repulsive guidance molecule A-like, with translation MGPWPFGSYPLLSIGCAFSNFLFLVLITSSLKSAASSTCQVNLCSTQFEHESQSQPQLIRTDSNYHYCTVLASYANCIRATGRSCRGNLKFHSISTLVMQWFNNKNCSQIIAKGVEYPRKQAPKPKQMIPGCMFQGSHSGPVTFSHCGLFGDPHLRTFYDEFQTCRTLGAWPLIDNPYLAVQITNEPVLSGSKASGTTKVTVLVRDYRPCTAEKTYEAQTGSLPQAFVDGTRGTREDDTVFIVEKEPDQHIEIHARHISTHIIIRQVGKYLTFAIKIPQEIARLGKQSETLQLCVKGCPRRELIDYNKLVGSAMPVQEAVNMCRNWNVTDFYFDACVFDLLTTGDLSFSQAAGEARRDVHYLNPSSANGENRTYLLPGAVSASNKGTPENSAPGRPLVLFAIITCYVFSL, from the exons ATGGGGCCGTGGCCTTTCGGCAGCTACCCGTTATTGTCTATCGGTTGTGCATTTTCCAATTTTCTTTTTCTGGTCTTGATAACAAGCAGCTTGAAAAGTGCAG ctagTTCCACTTGTCAAGTTAACTTATGCTCTACCCAGTTTGAACATGAAAGTCAGTCCCAACCACAACTGATTAGAACTGATTCTAATTATCACTACTGCACAGTGTTGGCTAGTTATGCTAACTGCATTAGAGCTACAGGACGTAGTTGTCGTGGCAATTTGAAATTCCATTCAATCTCAACTTTAGTGATGCAGTGGttcaataataaaaactgttctcAGATCATTGCTAAAGGTGTAGAATATCCAAGGAAACAAGCTCCAAAACCCAAACAAATGATACCAGGATGCATGTTTCAAGGCAGTCATTCTGGTCCTGTGACATTTAGTCACTGTGGACTATTTGGAGATCCACATCTAAGAACTTTTTATGATGAGTTTCAAACTTGTAGAACTTTAGGTGCTTGGCCACTGATTGATAATCCATATCTTGCTGTTCAGATCACTAATGAACCTGTTCTAAGTGGATCCAAAGCCTCAGGAACTACAAAA GTGACTGTTTTGGTGCGGGATTACAGGCCTTGCACAGCAGAGAAAACCTACGAAGCCCAGACCGGTAGTTTGCCCCAGGCGTTTGTTGACGGCACACGAGGAACAAGAGAAGATGACACTGtatttattgttgagaaggaACCTGACCAGCACATTGAAATACATGCCCGCCACATCTCAACTCATATAATCATCAGGCAAGTTGGAAAATACTTGACTTTTGCCATAAAAATACCACAAGAAATTGCCAGATTGGGTAAGCAAAGTGAAACCTTGCAACTTTGTGTAAAAGGTTGCCCACGACGAGAACTCATAGATTATAACAAGCTGGTTGGTTCAGCAATGCCTGTGCAGGAAGCAGTCAACATGTGTAGAAACTGGAATGTCACAGACTTTTACTTTGATGCTTGCGTTTTCGATCTACTGACAACAGGGGACTTGAGCTTCAGTCAGGCGGCTGGTGAGGCTAGAAGAGATGTTCACTATTTAAATCCCTCCTCTGCCAATGGCGAGAATCGAACGTACTTGTTACCAGGCGCCGTGAGTGCCTCGAACAAGGGAACGCCAGAGAACAGTGCTCCTGGGCGGCCGTTAGTTCTATTTGCCATAATAACATGTTATGTATTCAGTTTGTAA